A genomic stretch from Bradyrhizobium sp. 195 includes:
- a CDS encoding GNAT family N-acetyltransferase — translation MSKPHWRAAHASDLAAISAIAARIHPGLPERPEVFAEKMRLYPDGCRVLVADDAIAGYGFSHPWKQHRIPPLDAFIARLPDDADCLYVHDVAVLPDFRGGVLRAYIADIEQLARASGIATLALVSVYATRPLWERLGFRPATTDADLRAKLASYGEGATYMLRDLTAA, via the coding sequence ATGAGCAAGCCGCATTGGCGTGCCGCGCACGCATCCGACCTGGCCGCGATCAGCGCCATCGCGGCGCGGATACATCCTGGGCTTCCTGAAAGGCCCGAGGTGTTCGCCGAGAAGATGCGGCTCTATCCCGATGGCTGCCGCGTGCTTGTCGCCGACGATGCGATCGCCGGCTACGGGTTTTCGCATCCCTGGAAGCAGCACCGGATTCCGCCGCTCGACGCTTTCATCGCACGATTGCCTGACGATGCGGATTGTCTCTATGTCCACGACGTCGCCGTGTTGCCGGACTTTCGCGGCGGCGTTCTGCGCGCTTATATCGCCGATATCGAGCAGCTGGCGCGCGCGTCAGGCATCGCAACGCTGGCACTGGTCTCGGTCTACGCGACGCGGCCGTTGTGGGAGCGCCTCGGCTTTCGGCCCGCCACGACGGACGCGGACCTGCGCGCGAAGCTCGCCTCCTATGGCGAAGGCGCGACATACATGCTGCGCGACCTTACCGCGGCGTAA
- a CDS encoding putative bifunctional diguanylate cyclase/phosphodiesterase, which yields MNAAKKMPGKPAAEMFDDIPVLQRKWRAALRPGDRLPRYEDVMLGSLGRLADHIALLRNDDTLELSRSGRYVQKWLGEERWDIPVAELSPDCATALSEAATIALANGQPHQASAHCVRDGMVRTYDVLALPTASRWGATLVGAYINERGTQYNLLDAIFASTDDAVVSLATLRDAGGKPFDLQVVHHNNSAGALLKVATGSLLWRRIGEGTTLLALPEIMDFLLKAVAGGRGEQLEIESEGRHLRLSATAFADVVSLTISDVTALKRRDASFRLLFDSNPMPMWVFDAQTKEFLGVNDAAVQHYGYSRATFLRMKLHEIWPEDEWDSHAEALERVGDAYHSSRNWRHLRADGSEIEVLTFGRRVAFDDRDGYLVAVVDITERRKAEARIAHMAHHDGLTDLPNREYFQERLKQALEQVAGKRVGVLYIDLDLFKNINDSFGHPVGDRLLKHVAERLTNAVRGANLAARLGGDEFAVILAADVSPNEASACAGLLIDMLKAPYDLDGQEMVIGASIGIALSPGDGTTPEELMRNADMALYRAKSDGGGVHRFFEREMDLQAQKRRDMELDLRRAFANGEFELHYQPLVSIASDRISGFESLLRWRHPDKGMISPAEFIPVAEDIGLITQLGEWVLREACAEAVKWPADVKVAVNLSPAQFRSRNLVQVVISALAQSGLSPRRLELEITESIFLAETDANLAILHQLRELGVSISMDDFGTGYSSLSYLRSFPFDKIKIDRSFVKDLAQRPDCGAIVRAISGLGRSLNITTTAEGVETEDQLDWLRAEGCNEVQGFLFSAARPAAEIATLLADFGQRASRAA from the coding sequence ATGAATGCCGCGAAGAAGATGCCGGGAAAACCGGCCGCCGAAATGTTTGACGACATCCCGGTGCTTCAGCGCAAATGGCGTGCCGCGCTGAGGCCGGGCGATCGGCTGCCGCGCTACGAGGATGTGATGCTCGGCAGCCTGGGACGGCTCGCCGATCACATCGCGCTGCTGAGGAACGACGACACGCTCGAACTGTCGCGCAGCGGACGCTACGTGCAGAAATGGCTGGGTGAGGAGCGCTGGGATATCCCCGTCGCCGAATTGTCGCCGGATTGCGCCACCGCGCTGTCGGAAGCCGCGACGATCGCGCTTGCCAACGGACAACCGCATCAGGCCAGCGCGCATTGCGTGCGCGACGGCATGGTGCGGACCTACGATGTGCTGGCGCTGCCGACCGCTTCGCGCTGGGGCGCCACGCTGGTCGGCGCCTATATCAACGAGCGCGGCACGCAGTACAATCTCCTGGACGCGATCTTCGCCTCGACCGACGACGCGGTGGTCTCGCTGGCGACGCTGCGCGACGCTGGCGGCAAGCCGTTCGATCTTCAGGTCGTGCATCACAACAACAGCGCGGGCGCGCTGCTGAAGGTTGCGACCGGAAGCCTGTTGTGGCGGCGAATTGGCGAGGGGACCACGCTGCTGGCCTTGCCCGAGATCATGGACTTCCTGCTCAAGGCCGTCGCGGGCGGCCGCGGCGAGCAGCTCGAGATCGAGAGCGAGGGCCGGCACCTCCGCCTCAGTGCCACCGCCTTCGCCGACGTGGTCTCGCTGACGATCTCCGATGTCACCGCGTTGAAGCGGCGCGACGCCTCGTTCCGCCTGCTGTTCGACAGCAACCCGATGCCGATGTGGGTGTTCGACGCGCAGACCAAGGAGTTTCTTGGCGTCAACGACGCCGCGGTCCAGCATTACGGCTACAGCCGCGCCACCTTCCTGCGCATGAAGCTGCATGAGATCTGGCCGGAGGACGAGTGGGACAGCCACGCTGAGGCGCTCGAACGCGTCGGCGATGCCTATCATTCCTCGCGCAACTGGCGGCATCTGCGCGCCGACGGCAGCGAGATCGAGGTGCTCACCTTCGGCCGCCGCGTCGCCTTCGACGATCGCGACGGCTATCTGGTCGCGGTGGTCGACATCACCGAACGGCGCAAGGCCGAGGCGCGCATCGCGCACATGGCGCACCATGATGGCCTCACCGACCTGCCGAACCGCGAATATTTCCAGGAGCGCCTGAAGCAGGCGCTCGAGCAAGTGGCGGGAAAGCGGGTCGGCGTGCTCTATATCGATCTGGACCTGTTCAAGAACATCAACGATTCCTTCGGTCATCCCGTGGGCGACCGCCTGCTCAAGCACGTCGCCGAACGCCTGACCAATGCGGTTCGCGGCGCCAATCTGGCGGCCCGGCTCGGCGGCGACGAGTTCGCGGTGATCCTTGCGGCGGACGTCTCGCCGAACGAGGCCAGCGCCTGCGCAGGCCTGCTGATCGACATGCTGAAGGCGCCCTATGATCTCGACGGTCAGGAGATGGTGATCGGCGCCAGCATCGGCATCGCGCTGTCCCCCGGTGACGGCACGACGCCGGAAGAGTTGATGCGAAATGCCGACATGGCGCTATACCGGGCGAAGTCCGACGGCGGCGGCGTGCATCGTTTCTTCGAGCGTGAGATGGACCTCCAGGCGCAGAAGCGCCGCGACATGGAGCTCGACCTGCGTCGTGCGTTCGCCAATGGCGAGTTCGAGCTGCACTACCAGCCGCTGGTGTCGATCGCTTCCGACCGCATCTCCGGCTTCGAGTCGCTGCTGCGCTGGCGTCATCCGGACAAGGGCATGATCTCGCCGGCGGAGTTCATCCCGGTCGCCGAGGACATTGGCCTCATCACCCAGTTGGGGGAGTGGGTGCTGCGCGAAGCCTGCGCCGAGGCCGTCAAATGGCCTGCCGACGTCAAGGTCGCGGTCAATCTGTCGCCGGCGCAATTCCGCAGCCGCAACCTGGTTCAGGTCGTGATCTCGGCGCTGGCGCAGTCCGGCCTGTCGCCGAGGCGGCTCGAGCTCGAGATCACCGAGTCGATCTTCCTGGCCGAGACCGATGCCAATCTCGCCATCCTGCACCAGCTCCGCGAGCTCGGCGTCAGCATTTCCATGGACGATTTCGGCACCGGCTATTCCAGCCTCAGCTACTTGCGCAGCTTCCCCTTCGACAAGATCAAGATCGACCGCTCCTTCGTCAAGGATCTGGCGCAGCGGCCCGATTGCGGCGCGATCGTGCGCGCGATCTCCGGGCTCGGTCGAAGCCTCAACATCACCACCACCGCGGAAGGCGTCGAGACCGAGGATCAGCTCGATTGGCTCCGCGCCGAAGGCTGCAACGAGGTGCAAGGCTTCCTGTTCAGCGCGGCGCGGCCTGCCGCGGAGATCGCAACGCTGCTCGCCGATTTCGGCCAGCGCGCCTCACGGGCGGCGTAG
- a CDS encoding COG4315 family predicted lipoprotein, whose product MTSSIRLALTLAISLAIVPAAFAAPPTKTGKSDKGNVLTDAKGMTLYTFDKDADGKSACNGPCATNWPVLKAEASDAAGDGYTIITRDDGSKQWAYKGKPLYTFAKDQKPGDVTGDGFLNGAWHLAMP is encoded by the coding sequence ATGACGTCCTCGATCCGCCTCGCGCTCACGCTCGCAATCTCGCTCGCGATTGTTCCCGCCGCCTTCGCCGCGCCGCCGACCAAGACGGGCAAGTCCGACAAGGGCAACGTGCTCACCGATGCCAAGGGCATGACGCTCTACACCTTCGACAAGGATGCGGACGGCAAGTCGGCCTGCAACGGTCCATGCGCGACGAACTGGCCGGTGCTGAAGGCCGAAGCGAGCGATGCGGCCGGCGACGGCTATACCATCATCACGCGCGACGACGGCTCGAAGCAGTGGGCCTACAAGGGCAAGCCGCTCTACACCTTCGCCAAGGACCAGAAACCCGGCGACGTCACCGGCGACGGCTTCTTGAACGGCGCCTGGCATCTGGCGATGCCGTAA
- a CDS encoding PAS domain-containing protein: MKHPSSRAFFAYWDKKRGAARAPDRADIDPAAVRGLLGDIFVLSCEPDLGFPFRVAGTRVCALTGRDLKDQSFAALFDDASRSEIEEITTIVADEALGAIAGVTAAREDGSKAYLELLLLPFNARPHTPVSVTGVLAPFDDECSALSAFTLTSWRYLHQPEKLLPRAIRKLQIARGLMVYEGLR, encoded by the coding sequence ATGAAACATCCGTCGAGCCGCGCGTTCTTCGCGTATTGGGACAAGAAGCGCGGCGCTGCGCGGGCCCCCGACAGGGCCGACATCGATCCGGCCGCGGTTCGCGGCCTGCTCGGCGACATTTTTGTCCTCTCCTGCGAGCCCGATCTCGGCTTTCCCTTCCGCGTCGCCGGCACGCGCGTCTGCGCGCTGACGGGACGTGATCTCAAGGACCAGAGCTTTGCGGCGCTGTTCGACGATGCGAGCCGCAGCGAGATCGAGGAGATCACCACCATCGTCGCCGACGAAGCGTTAGGCGCGATCGCCGGCGTCACGGCCGCGCGCGAGGACGGCAGCAAGGCCTATCTCGAGCTGCTGCTGCTGCCGTTCAACGCCCGCCCGCATACGCCGGTGAGCGTGACGGGCGTGCTCGCGCCGTTCGACGACGAATGCAGCGCGCTTTCAGCCTTCACCCTCACCTCCTGGCGCTATCTGCACCAGCCGGAGAAGCTCTTGCCGCGCGCGATCCGCAAATTGCAGATCGCACGCGGGCTGATGGTGTATGAGGGGCTGAGATAG
- a CDS encoding cupin domain-containing protein, with product MADSISLADKLATFEDHWSPRTVTTFNDCDVMVVKVKGEFTWHKHDDTDDFFLVLKGRLDIELRDRTVTLGPGELYVVPKGVEHRPVAREEVHLMLIEPTGTPNTGDKATAAARKLA from the coding sequence ATGGCCGACAGCATTTCGCTTGCCGACAAGCTCGCGACCTTTGAAGATCATTGGTCGCCGCGCACGGTCACGACCTTCAATGATTGCGACGTGATGGTGGTGAAGGTGAAGGGCGAGTTCACCTGGCACAAGCATGACGACACCGACGATTTCTTTCTGGTGCTGAAAGGCCGTCTGGACATCGAGTTGCGGGACCGCACCGTGACGCTCGGTCCGGGCGAGCTCTACGTCGTGCCCAAAGGGGTCGAGCATCGCCCGGTGGCGCGCGAGGAGGTCCACTTGATGCTTATCGAACCCACCGGCACACCAAACACGGGCGACAAGGCAACCGCAGCCGCGCGCAAGCTCGCATAG
- a CDS encoding VOC family protein, with amino-acid sequence MPLQPGQPCSPFHAIRAIDYTVIFVRDMAAMRSFYEGVLAFPLLRELSPNWIEYGIGSNTLALARPSRTAAEAPTPVGAASLQLAFKVSAAEVDTCADELVRQGIALVSPPTNQTFGHRTLFFRDPDGNLLEIYAEI; translated from the coding sequence ATGCCACTGCAACCGGGCCAACCGTGCTCCCCCTTCCACGCCATCCGCGCGATCGACTACACCGTCATCTTCGTGCGCGACATGGCGGCGATGCGCAGCTTCTACGAGGGCGTTCTTGCCTTCCCGCTGTTGCGTGAGTTGTCGCCAAACTGGATCGAATACGGCATCGGCAGCAACACGCTCGCGCTCGCACGACCGAGCCGGACCGCGGCCGAGGCACCGACGCCGGTGGGGGCTGCCTCGCTGCAACTGGCGTTCAAGGTGTCCGCAGCCGAGGTCGATACATGCGCCGACGAACTGGTTCGGCAGGGCATTGCGCTGGTATCGCCGCCGACGAACCAAACGTTCGGACATCGCACCCTGTTCTTCCGCGACCCCGACGGCAATCTGCTGGAGATTTATGCGGAGATCTGA
- a CDS encoding rhomboid family intramembrane serine protease: protein MPAVIEEAPREPVLTLPTALTAYIVLLAVIHLRVLLPPEIENWTIDVFGFIPKRYDSSLLNLEIPGGTGAKVWTFVTYSLLHANLTHLGFNVLWLLPFGSALARRFGAIRFFLFLAVTAAAGALAHLVTHEHAVAPMIGASASVSGAMAAAIRFAFVRGSFLSFNRSDADTAAKVPALPLSRALRDGRVVGFLAVWFGVNIIFGVGAIGVDSETTSVAWQAHIGGFFAGLLLFALFDPVPRVRSDAADASSQDVSDRI from the coding sequence GTGCCGGCGGTCATCGAGGAGGCTCCGCGCGAGCCGGTCCTGACGCTGCCCACGGCGCTGACCGCCTATATCGTCCTGCTGGCCGTGATCCATCTGCGGGTGCTGCTGCCGCCGGAGATCGAGAACTGGACCATCGACGTCTTCGGCTTCATCCCGAAGCGCTACGATTCTTCGCTGCTTAATCTGGAGATTCCCGGCGGCACCGGCGCCAAGGTCTGGACCTTCGTCACCTATTCGCTGCTGCACGCCAATCTGACCCATCTCGGCTTCAACGTGCTGTGGCTGCTGCCGTTCGGCAGCGCGCTGGCGCGGCGTTTTGGCGCGATCAGGTTCTTCCTGTTTCTCGCGGTGACGGCGGCGGCCGGCGCGCTCGCCCATCTCGTCACCCATGAGCACGCGGTGGCGCCGATGATCGGCGCCTCGGCCTCGGTGTCCGGCGCAATGGCAGCCGCAATTCGCTTCGCTTTCGTCCGCGGCAGCTTCCTGTCGTTCAACCGTTCGGACGCCGATACCGCAGCAAAGGTTCCGGCACTGCCGCTGTCGCGCGCGCTGCGCGACGGGCGGGTGGTCGGCTTCCTGGCGGTGTGGTTCGGCGTCAACATCATTTTCGGCGTCGGTGCGATCGGCGTCGATTCCGAAACCACGAGCGTCGCCTGGCAGGCGCATATCGGCGGCTTCTTTGCCGGCCTGTTGCTGTTCGCCCTGTTCGATCCCGTGCCGCGCGTGCGAAGCGATGCTGCGGATGCGTCATCACAGGACGTTTCAGACCGTATTTGA
- a CDS encoding DJ-1/PfpI family protein, with protein sequence MIWRILALSVGCVALLAVIGGTWLFLLPGSPARGTAPAISKDETEATLAALKPPKRKRPLIAIVGINDMTETTDYLMPYGILARADVADVLTLATQPGPVALYPALKVQPHATTAEFDASHPEGADYVIVPAMSREDDALALQWIKSQAGKGAIVIGVCVGAKVVANTGLLDGRQATTHWYSVRDLQKHSAIRYVADRRLVVDRGVATTTGITASMPMALTLVEAIAGRAKAEAVAREIGLAQWDARHRSEAFQFTRPFALTAIANTLALWNREQLGIALTPSIDEVSLALVADAWSRTYRSRALTFAATAEAQTSRSGLRILPDKVAADWPAKQTPPAVVDLPPARALDQTLHAIDARYGPRTADFVAMQLEYPR encoded by the coding sequence ATGATATGGCGCATTCTGGCGTTGAGCGTCGGTTGCGTGGCATTGCTGGCGGTGATCGGCGGAACCTGGCTGTTCCTGCTGCCGGGCTCGCCGGCCCGAGGAACCGCGCCTGCGATATCCAAGGACGAGACCGAGGCGACGCTGGCGGCCTTGAAGCCGCCGAAGCGCAAACGCCCGCTGATCGCCATCGTCGGCATCAACGACATGACCGAGACGACCGATTATCTGATGCCATACGGCATCCTCGCGCGCGCCGATGTCGCTGACGTCCTCACATTGGCGACGCAGCCTGGACCCGTCGCACTCTATCCCGCGCTGAAAGTGCAGCCGCACGCGACCACCGCCGAGTTTGATGCTTCACATCCCGAAGGCGCCGATTATGTCATCGTGCCCGCGATGAGCCGCGAGGACGATGCGCTGGCCTTGCAGTGGATCAAGAGCCAGGCCGGCAAGGGCGCGATCGTCATCGGCGTCTGCGTCGGCGCCAAGGTCGTTGCCAACACCGGGCTGCTCGACGGCCGGCAGGCCACCACGCACTGGTATTCCGTGCGCGATCTGCAAAAGCATTCCGCGATCCGCTATGTCGCGGACCGCAGGCTGGTGGTCGACCGCGGCGTTGCGACGACGACCGGCATCACCGCCTCCATGCCGATGGCCCTGACCCTGGTCGAGGCCATCGCCGGCCGCGCCAAGGCGGAGGCGGTTGCCCGCGAGATCGGTCTTGCACAGTGGGATGCCCGCCATCGCAGCGAGGCGTTCCAGTTCACACGCCCCTTCGCGCTGACGGCGATCGCCAACACGCTCGCACTCTGGAACCGCGAGCAGCTCGGAATCGCGCTGACGCCTAGCATCGACGAGGTGTCGCTTGCGCTTGTAGCCGATGCGTGGTCGCGCACCTATCGCTCGCGTGCCCTCACCTTCGCGGCCACGGCAGAAGCGCAGACGAGCCGCAGCGGTCTTCGCATCCTGCCGGACAAGGTCGCAGCCGATTGGCCGGCAAAGCAGACCCCGCCGGCCGTCGTCGACCTGCCGCCGGCGCGCGCGCTGGACCAGACGCTGCACGCCATCGACGCGCGCTATGGACCGCGCACGGCCGACTTCGTCGCGATGCAGCTCGAATATCCGAGATAA
- a CDS encoding CBS domain-containing protein codes for MTVRSILNTKGHQIMSVEPDAKLAAAVKLLADKKIGAVLVMNQSRLEGILSERDIVRVLGERGAGVLEEPVAQVMTRKVVTCKETDTVAELMEMMTSGKFRHLPVIDNGKVVGLISIGDIVKRRVQEYESEQEALRDYIKTA; via the coding sequence ATGACGGTACGTTCCATTCTCAACACCAAGGGTCACCAGATCATGAGCGTCGAGCCGGACGCGAAGCTGGCTGCCGCAGTCAAGCTGCTCGCCGACAAGAAGATCGGCGCGGTGCTGGTGATGAACCAGAGCCGGCTCGAAGGCATCCTGTCGGAGCGCGACATCGTCCGCGTGCTCGGCGAGCGCGGTGCGGGCGTGCTGGAGGAGCCGGTCGCCCAGGTCATGACCCGCAAGGTCGTGACCTGCAAGGAGACCGACACGGTCGCCGAACTCATGGAGATGATGACATCAGGCAAGTTCCGCCATCTGCCGGTGATCGACAACGGCAAGGTGGTGGGCCTCATCTCGATCGGCGACATCGTCAAGCGCCGGGTCCAGGAATACGAGTCCGAGCAGGAAGCCCTGCGCGACTACATCAAGACGGCCTGA
- a CDS encoding DEAD/DEAH box helicase, producing MSFPALTPPLAQALAERNYDSPTPVQLAVLADDASDRDLLVSAQTGSGKTLAYGLAMAKDLLGDAERFEQAAAPLALIVAPTRELAMQVHRELAWLYGHAGGRVVSCVGGMDPRREQRELAAGAHIVVGTPGRLCDHLRRGRLDISELKAVVLDEADEMLNLGFREDMEFILETTPETRRTLLFSATFPRGIVALAKQYQQQAFRIEVAGDEGGHADIEYRAIRIAPADAEHAVVNVLRFYEAPSALVFCSTRDHVRHLQAALLERGFSVVALSGELTQNERTMALQSLRDGRARVCVATDVAARGIDLPSLDLVIHADLPNDAEVMQHRSGRTGRAGRKGTSVLLVPPARRRRAELLLNLAGVDAAWGTAPQADEIRKLDHDRMKDVLFTEETTADDLALAQALLAERSAEDIAAALARLYRARLPSPEDIIDPGERTGKPREDRGRDRFQGEGGDDRAARPRSKSGKASSKHVMSETSVWFRAAIGRRKNAEARWLLPMICRRGGIDKRDIGAIKIMDTTTEFEISERVAESFAAKVKRPDKEDSIRIEPMADAPQRQEPSEPRSHAPRRERDDGDHRERRDERPREAREFKPRGKPPGERGPRFDEAPSFGKKKKHRDKQARAEPSVTPWPVKGAPGKKPKKKKHRG from the coding sequence GTGTCTTTTCCGGCCCTGACCCCGCCGCTCGCCCAAGCTTTGGCCGAGCGGAACTATGATTCACCGACCCCCGTTCAGCTGGCCGTGCTTGCGGACGATGCCAGCGATCGCGACCTCCTGGTTTCGGCGCAGACCGGCTCCGGCAAGACCCTCGCTTATGGCCTCGCCATGGCCAAGGATCTGCTCGGCGATGCCGAGCGGTTCGAGCAGGCAGCCGCACCGCTCGCCCTCATCGTGGCACCGACCCGTGAGCTCGCGATGCAGGTCCACCGCGAACTCGCATGGCTCTACGGGCATGCGGGCGGGCGCGTGGTCTCCTGCGTCGGCGGCATGGATCCGCGCCGCGAGCAGCGCGAGCTGGCGGCCGGCGCGCACATCGTGGTCGGCACGCCCGGCCGGCTCTGCGACCATTTGCGGCGCGGCCGTCTCGACATCTCGGAATTGAAAGCGGTCGTGCTCGACGAGGCCGACGAGATGCTCAATCTCGGCTTTCGCGAGGACATGGAGTTCATCCTCGAGACCACGCCGGAGACGCGCCGCACCCTGCTGTTCTCGGCGACGTTTCCGCGCGGCATCGTCGCGCTGGCCAAGCAGTACCAGCAGCAGGCGTTCCGGATCGAGGTCGCCGGCGACGAGGGCGGGCACGCCGATATCGAGTATCGCGCGATCCGGATTGCGCCCGCCGATGCCGAGCATGCCGTCGTCAACGTGCTGCGCTTCTACGAGGCGCCGAGCGCGCTGGTGTTCTGCAGCACGCGCGATCACGTCAGGCATTTGCAGGCGGCGCTGCTGGAGCGCGGCTTCTCCGTGGTCGCGCTCTCAGGCGAATTGACGCAGAACGAGCGCACCATGGCGCTGCAGTCGCTGCGCGACGGACGCGCCCGCGTGTGCGTGGCGACCGACGTCGCCGCCCGCGGCATCGACCTGCCGAGCCTCGACCTCGTCATTCATGCCGACCTGCCCAACGACGCCGAGGTGATGCAGCATCGCTCGGGCCGGACGGGGCGTGCGGGGCGAAAGGGGACGAGCGTCCTCCTGGTGCCGCCCGCCCGCCGGCGGCGTGCGGAGCTGCTGCTCAATCTCGCAGGGGTCGATGCGGCCTGGGGAACGGCGCCGCAGGCGGACGAAATCCGCAAGCTCGATCACGATCGCATGAAGGACGTGTTGTTCACCGAGGAGACGACGGCTGACGATCTGGCGTTGGCCCAGGCGCTATTGGCCGAGCGGTCGGCCGAGGATATCGCTGCGGCACTGGCGCGGCTTTACCGAGCGCGGCTGCCGTCGCCCGAAGACATCATCGATCCGGGCGAGCGCACGGGCAAGCCGCGCGAGGATCGCGGGCGCGACAGATTTCAAGGCGAAGGCGGCGACGATCGCGCCGCGAGACCGCGATCGAAATCCGGCAAGGCATCGTCGAAGCACGTCATGTCGGAGACCAGCGTCTGGTTCCGTGCCGCGATCGGACGACGCAAGAATGCGGAGGCGCGCTGGCTGCTGCCAATGATCTGCCGCCGCGGCGGCATCGACAAGCGCGACATCGGCGCCATCAAGATCATGGACACCACGACCGAGTTCGAGATTTCCGAGCGGGTCGCGGAGTCCTTTGCCGCAAAGGTCAAGCGTCCGGACAAGGAAGACAGCATCCGTATCGAGCCGATGGCGGACGCGCCGCAGCGACAGGAGCCGTCCGAGCCGCGATCCCATGCGCCGCGTCGCGAGAGGGACGATGGCGATCATCGCGAACGCCGCGACGAGCGTCCGCGCGAGGCCCGTGAATTCAAACCACGCGGCAAGCCACCCGGCGAGCGCGGACCGAGATTCGACGAGGCTCCTTCCTTTGGAAAGAAAAAGAAGCATCGCGACAAGCAGGCCCGCGCGGAGCCCTCGGTCACGCCGTGGCCGGTGAAGGGCGCGCCGGGAAAGAAGCCGAAGAAGAAAAAGCATCGCGGCTGA
- a CDS encoding patatin-like phospholipase family protein — MLDILKGRGANGSNGEKAGEKVGLGSIRRPVIGLALGGGAARGFAHIGILRTLLANGIVPDVVVGTSIGAVAGGLHAAGRLDTFEDWGRSLQGMRNILGYLDIRLNGSGLLGGEKLATRLEEAIGQVRIEDLPIKFASVATEVRTGHEIWLTRGRVVDAMRASYALPGIFAPVLIGDRWLVDGALVNPVPVSAARALGAEIVIAANLSSDIFTHSTTIHAHGAVPTAVAPDAAEPTAKRRFPRLFSPEKTMKREFFGGAGRPGISSVMVDAFNIMQDRITRARLAGDPPDLLITPRVGQFGWFDFHRYEDLIAHGARATERALESIQEAIEVLAPAPAGHAPKADE; from the coding sequence GTGCTGGATATTTTGAAGGGTCGGGGCGCGAACGGCTCCAATGGCGAAAAAGCCGGTGAAAAAGTCGGCTTGGGCAGCATCCGCCGGCCGGTGATTGGCCTTGCCCTTGGTGGCGGGGCGGCGCGCGGCTTTGCCCATATCGGGATTCTCAGGACACTGCTTGCCAACGGCATTGTGCCCGACGTCGTGGTCGGTACCTCCATTGGCGCCGTCGCCGGCGGCCTCCATGCGGCCGGCCGGCTCGATACGTTCGAAGATTGGGGGCGCAGCCTGCAAGGCATGCGCAACATCCTCGGCTATCTCGACATCCGCCTCAACGGCTCCGGCCTGCTCGGCGGCGAGAAGCTTGCAACCCGGCTCGAGGAGGCGATCGGACAAGTCCGGATCGAGGACCTTCCGATCAAGTTTGCGAGCGTCGCGACCGAGGTCCGCACCGGCCACGAGATCTGGCTGACGCGCGGCCGTGTGGTCGATGCGATGCGCGCGTCCTACGCGCTGCCCGGCATCTTCGCGCCGGTGCTGATCGGTGACCGCTGGCTGGTCGACGGTGCACTGGTGAATCCCGTTCCGGTCTCCGCCGCCCGCGCGCTCGGCGCCGAAATCGTCATCGCCGCAAATCTTTCCAGCGACATCTTCACCCATTCCACGACCATCCATGCGCATGGCGCCGTGCCCACCGCGGTCGCGCCGGACGCCGCAGAGCCGACGGCCAAGCGGCGTTTCCCGCGCCTGTTCTCGCCCGAAAAGACCATGAAGCGCGAATTCTTCGGCGGCGCCGGCCGGCCCGGCATCTCCTCGGTGATGGTCGACGCCTTCAACATCATGCAGGACCGCATCACGCGCGCTCGGCTCGCCGGCGACCCGCCGGACCTCCTGATCACGCCGCGGGTCGGCCAGTTCGGCTGGTTCGACTTCCACCGTTACGAGGACCTGATCGCCCACGGTGCGCGCGCCACCGAGCGCGCGCTGGAGTCGATCCAGGAGGCGATCGAGGTGCTCGCGCCGGCGCCCGCGGGTCACGCGCCAAAAGCGGACGAGTGA